From the Lathyrus oleraceus cultivar Zhongwan6 chromosome 4, CAAS_Psat_ZW6_1.0, whole genome shotgun sequence genome, one window contains:
- the LOC127073205 gene encoding outer envelope pore protein 16-2, chloroplastic, which produces MNSGSSNLETRSLLDELSTFNKGGLFDFGHPLVNRIAESFVKAAGIGVVQAVSREAYFTAIEGAGIDNNGGMPAEISSTNKNRLHGLRGETSSKSIEAMVKNTGKESFQWGLAAGLYSGLTYGMKEARGAHDWKNSAVAGAITGATLALTSEDSSHEQIVQCAITGAAISTAANLLTGIF; this is translated from the exons atgaacagtggCAGCAGCAACTTGGAAACTCGTTCTCTTCTTGATGAACTCAGTACCTTTAACAAAGGAGGTCTCTTCGACTTTGGCCACCCTCTTGTTAACCGCATTGCTGAGAGTTTTGTCAAAGCCGCTGGT ATCGGAGTAGTTCAAGCTGTGTCACGTGAAGCCTATTTCACTGCTATTGAAGGTGCTGGGATTGATAATAATGGTGGCATGCCTGCAGAAATTTCTAGCACCAACAAAAACCGTTTACATGGTCTTAGAG GAGAAACCAGCAGTAAATCTATTGAGGCAATG GTAAAAAACACAGGAAAAGAGTCCTTCCAATGGG GATTGGCCGCAGGATTATACTCAGGATTGACATATGGGATGAAGGAAGCTCGTGGGGCACATGACTGG AAAAATAGTGCAGTTGCTGGAGCAATAACTGGTGCAACACTTGCACTAACATCAGAAGACTCGTCTCACGAACAGATTGTGCAATGTGCTATTACTGGTGCAGCAATTTCAACTGCTGCAAATCTTCTAACAGGGATATTCTAA